From the Bacteroidia bacterium genome, one window contains:
- a CDS encoding DUF4010 domain-containing protein produces MGGIEWTQELRFVVALGLGLLIGLERESSGADRATGKVFAGVRTYTIISLYGFACAWLYSIGAVYALPVGMLSVGAIALMGYIAKVREGRVGWTSEIAAMLTFVTGTLALLTDVWVPITLGVVSTMLLSEKGELEHFVDRLDKAEFLAVLKFLLITAIILPALPDRGYTRFGINPVRVWQIVILVSSLGFVGYVLTKRLGDRMGLWLSGLLGGIVSSTAVSIAAGRIAQRAPELSFQALRMAMLAGAVMYVRILVIVWAINPVVGVSLWWRCALLAVAGALLAMQPGKSRVQTDPAHLATLRNPFELRPALIFAAVFVLLIIGTSLARESFGAAGLLFLAVIVGLVDIDPFIVSLVQEQTHVATMVLPILLAMMSNTAAKGIYVAVLNRDARRQTLLRYALWAMLHVPLLLW; encoded by the coding sequence ATGGGCGGCATTGAATGGACACAGGAGTTGCGCTTCGTCGTGGCCCTGGGTCTGGGCTTACTGATCGGTCTTGAGCGGGAAAGCTCGGGCGCCGATCGTGCGACGGGGAAGGTGTTCGCCGGTGTGCGGACCTACACCATCATCAGTCTCTACGGTTTTGCCTGTGCCTGGCTCTATTCCATCGGCGCCGTGTATGCGTTACCGGTGGGCATGCTCTCCGTCGGCGCTATCGCTCTGATGGGCTACATCGCCAAAGTACGCGAGGGACGTGTGGGCTGGACGAGCGAGATCGCGGCGATGCTGACGTTCGTGACCGGAACGCTCGCTCTTCTCACCGATGTGTGGGTCCCCATCACCCTCGGCGTCGTCAGTACGATGCTTTTGTCCGAAAAAGGGGAGCTGGAGCATTTCGTGGACCGGCTGGACAAGGCCGAGTTTCTTGCCGTACTGAAATTCCTCCTCATCACGGCCATCATTCTCCCCGCGCTTCCTGACCGCGGGTACACGCGTTTCGGTATCAATCCTGTGCGCGTATGGCAAATTGTGATTCTCGTGTCCTCGCTGGGCTTCGTCGGCTATGTGCTCACAAAGCGCCTGGGAGACAGAATGGGATTATGGCTCTCCGGTCTGCTCGGTGGTATCGTGTCCAGTACGGCGGTGAGCATCGCGGCCGGACGCATCGCGCAGCGCGCGCCGGAACTTTCCTTTCAAGCCCTCCGCATGGCCATGCTGGCCGGCGCAGTGATGTACGTTCGCATCCTGGTCATTGTGTGGGCGATCAATCCCGTGGTCGGAGTTTCGCTGTGGTGGCGCTGTGCCTTGCTGGCTGTTGCGGGTGCGCTGCTCGCGATGCAGCCTGGGAAGAGCAGGGTACAGACCGATCCGGCACATCTGGCGACACTGCGCAATCCCTTTGAACTGCGTCCCGCCCTCATATTTGCCGCGGTGTTCGTCCTGCTCATCATCGGCACCTCATTGGCACGCGAAAGCTTCGGAGCGGCAGGACTGCTGTTTTTAGCGGTGATTGTGGGTTTAGTGGACATCGATCCCTTTATCGTGAGTCTCGTGCAGGAGCAGACCCACGTTGCGACAATGGTGCTGCCGATCCTGCTGGCGATGATGAGCAACACCGCTGCGAAGGGAATCTACGTGGCGGTGCTGAACAGGGACGCGAGAAGACAGACGCTGTTGCGCTATGCTCTCTGGGCGATGCTTCACGTCCCGT